From the Thunnus albacares chromosome 24, fThuAlb1.1, whole genome shotgun sequence genome, one window contains:
- the LOC122976228 gene encoding sodium-driven chloride bicarbonate exchanger-like isoform X1, translating into MDITDQGAQMEPLLPTEQSPQENKDVRTDEEAVVDRGGTRSMLNTNFEKEELEGHRTLYIGVHVPLGRRSHRRHRHHGHRHRKRSKERDSSADDGRESPSHTDTPAQRVQFLLGTEDGDEEHIPHALFTELDEICLREGEDAEWKETARWLKFEEDVEDGGERWSKPYVATLSLHSLFELRSCIMNGTVMLDMRANSLEEIADMVLDQHEVSGPVGQDARKRIREALLKQHHHQNHKKLANRIPIVRSFADIGKKQSEPHSMDKNGQTVSPQSQPANNEGKQDVSRENSAVDFSKIDLHFMKKIPPGAEASNVLVGELEFLDRPVVAFIRLSPAVLLNGLAEVPITTRFLFILLGPLGKGPQYHEIGRSIATLMTDEIFHDVAYKAKDRNDLVAGIDEFLDQVTVLPPGEWDPSIRIEPPKNVPSQEKRKIPPVPNGVTDLGESEEHGGHGGPELQRTGRFFGGFILDIKRKAPHYLSDYTDAISLQCLASFLFLYCACMSPVITFGGLLGEATEGRVSAIESLFGASMTGIAYSLFAGQPLTILGSTGPVLVFEKILFKFCKDYGLSYLSLRACIGLWTAFFCLLLVATDASSLVCYITRFTEEAFAALICIIFIYEALEKLFHLGVHYPINKNNNLQKLTQYSCACVEPRDPSNETLQFWEERNITASQVNWTMLEVKECEMLHGEFEGSACGPHGPYIPDVLFWCVVLFFSTVFMSAFLKEFKTSRYFPTKVRAIISDFAVFITILTMVLVDYVLGIPSPKLQVPNKFKPTRDDRGWVINPVGPNPWWTTIITFIPALLCTILIFMDQQITAVIINRKEHKLKKGCGYHLDLFVVGVMLGVCSVMGLPWFVAATVLSISHVNSLKLESECSAPGEQPKFLGIREQRFTGLMIFTLMGCSVFMTSVLKFIPMPVLYGVFLYMGASSLRGIQFFDRLRLFGMPAKHQPDFIYLRHVPLRKVHLFTIVQLSCLILLWTIKTSKAAIVFPMMVLALVFIRKLLDFMFSKRELSWLDDLMPEWKKKKLEDAAEEEEHSIIAEEEGIVQVPLEGHYKSDPATVNITDEMSKGSFGNVWKSVSPAESTKKEPSTKSCSSGGEKRHKRRRHERSLDRETSL; encoded by the exons AGAACTGATGAGGAAGCAGTGGTGGACCGCGGGGGCACGCGCTCCATGCTTAACACCAACTTTGAGAAAGAAGAACTAGAAG GTCACCGCACTCTCTACATCGGGGTTCATGTTCCCCTGGGAAGGAGGTCACACCGACGTCACCGTCACCACGGACACAGACACAGGAAGAGGTCCAAGGAGAGGGACTCTTCGGCTGACGATGGAAGAGAATCCCCCTCACACA CAGACACACCAGCTCAGAGGGTGCAGTTTCTGTTGGGGACAGAGGATGGCGACGAGGAACACATCCCCCACGCCCTGTTCACTGAGCTGGACGAAATCTGCCTCAGGGAGGGTGAGGACGCAGAGTGGAAAGAGACAGCCAG GTGGCTTAAGTTTGAGGAGGATGTTGAGGATGGTGGTGAGCGGTGGAGTAAACCCTACGTAGCCACTCTTTCTCTACACAGTCTTTTCGAGCTTCGCAGCTGCATCATGAATGGCACCGTGATGCTTGACATGAGGGCCAACTCGCTGGAGGAGATCGCAG ACATGGTTCTGGATCAGCACGAGGTGTCGGGCCCTGTAGGTCAGGATGCCAGGAAAAGGATCCGTGAGGCCCTGCTCAAACAGCACCACCACCAAAACCATAAGAAACTGGCCAACCGCATCCCTATTGTACGCTCCTTTGCGGATATTGGCAAGAAGCAGTCTGAACCTCATTCCATGGACAAGAATG GCCAAACAGTCTCACCTCAGTCCCAGCCAGCTAACAATGAGGGCAAACAGGACGTCAGCCGAGAAAACAGTGCTGTCGACTTCAGCAAG ATTGACCTTCACTTCATGAAGAAGATCCCTCCTGGTGCTGAGGCATCCAACGTCCTGGTGGGGGAGCTGGAATTCCTAGACCGCCCTGTGGTGGCCTTCATCCGCCTGTCACCTGCTGTGCTGCTCAACGGCCTGGCTGAGGTTCCCATCACCACCAG GTTTCTTTTCATCCTGCTTGGCCCTCTTGGAAAAGGTCCACAGTATCATGAAATTGGCCGGTCTATTGCCACCCTGATGACTGATGAG ATTTTTCATGATGTTGCTTACAAGGCCAAAGACAGAAATGACCTGGTGGCAGGCATTGATGAGTTTCTGGACCAGGTGACAGTGTTGCCCCCTGGAGAGTGGGACCCCTCCATCAGAATAGAACCTCCCAAAAACGTGCCCTCTCAG GAAAAGCGGAAGATTCCCCCTGTTCCCAACGGAGTGACGGATCTTGGAGAGTCAGAGGAACACGGAGGGCATGGTGGCCCTGAGCTCCAGCGCACTGGAAG GTTTTTTGGCGGTTTCATCTTGGACATCAAGCGAAAGGCTCCTCACTACCTTTCTGACTACACAGATGCCATCAGTCTACAGTGTCTGGcctccttccttttcctctacTGCGCCTGCATGTCACCTGTCATCACCTTTGGAGGACTCCTGGGGGAGGCCACAGAGGGACGTGTG AGTGCTATTGAGTCCCTGTTTGGGGCTTCCATGACTGGAATAGCCTACTCTCTTTTTGCTGGTCAGCCTCTGACCATCCTTGGCAGCACAGGGCCTGTTCTTGTCTTTGAGAAGATCCTCTTCAAGTTCTGCAA ggACTACGGCCTCTCCTACCTCTCCCTGAGGGCCTGTATTGGCCTGTGGACAGCCTTCTTCTGTCTACTGCTGGTGGCCACGGATGCCAGCTCGCTTGTCTGTTACATCACACGCTTCACTGAAGAAGCCTTCGCAGCCCTTATTTGCATCATCTTCATCTATGAGGCACTGGAGAAGCTGTTCCACCTGGGGGTGCACTACCccatcaataaaaacaacaaccttcAGAAACTCACACAGTATTC TTGTGCATGTGTGGAGCCCAGGGACCCCAGCAATGAGACCCTGCAGTTCTGGGAGGAGAGAAACATCACAGCATCCCAGGTCAACTGGACCATGCTAGAGGTCAAG GAGTGCGAGATGTTGCACGGGGAGTTTGAGGGCAGCGCCTGCGGTCCCCACGGCCCCTACATCCCCGACGTCCTCTTCTGGTGCGTGGTCCTCTTCTTCTCCACCGTCTTCATGTCCGCCTTCCTCAAGGAGTTCAAGACTAGCCGTTACTTCCCCACCAAG GTGCGAGCCATCATCAGTGACTTTGCTGTCTTCATCACCATCCTCACTATGGTTCTTGTAGATTACGTCCTGGGGATCCCTTCACCTAAACTACAGGTCCCCAACAAGTTCAAA CCAACCAGGGATGATCGTGGCTGGGTTATAAACCCTGTGGGGCCCAACCCCTGGTGGACCACTATCATCACCTTCATCCCTGCTCTGCTGTGCACCATCCTCATCTTCATGGACCAGCAGATCACAGCCGTCATTATTAACAGGAAGGAGCACAAACTGAAG AAAGGCTGTGGCTACCACCTGGACCTGTTTGTGGTTGGGGTGATGCTGGGCGTGTGCTCGGTGATGGGCCTGCCGTGGTTCGTGGCAGCCACCGTGCTCTCCATCTCCCACGTAAACAGCCTGAAGCTGGAGTCGGAGTGCTCAGCCCCCGGAGAGCAGCCCAAGTTCCTGGGCATCCGAGAGCAGCGCTTCACCGGCCTCATGATCTTCACCTTGATGGGCTGCTCCGTCTTCATGACCTCTGTGCTAAAG TTTATCCCCATGCCTGTGCTGTACGGAGTGTTTCTATACATGGGGGCTTCCTCACTCAGAGGCATTCAG TTCTTTGACCGTCTGAGGCTCTTCGGCATGCCGGCCAAACATCAGCCAGACTTCATCTACCTTCGACACGTCCCGCTGAGGAAAGTGCACCTCTTCACTATCGTCCAGCTCAGCTGCTTGATCCTACTGTGGACCATTAAGACCTCCAAGGCTGCCATTGTCTTCCCTATGATG GTCTTGGCCCTGGTGTTCATTCGTAAGCTGCTGGACTTCATGTTCAGTAAGAGAGAGCTGAGCTGGCTGGATGACCTGATGCCAgagtggaagaagaagaagctggaaGATGCGGCAGAAGAG GAGGAACACAGTAttattgcagaagaagaaggcaTTGTACAAGTGCCACTGGAGGGACACTACAA GAGTGACCCAGCCACAGTCAACATCACTGATGAGATGTCCAAAGGATCTTTCGGGAATGTGTGGAAGAGTGTCAGCCCTGCTGAAAGCACTAAGAAGGAACCAAGCACTAAAAG TTGTTCCAGTGGCGGTGAAAAGCGTCACAAGCGGCGGAGGCATGAGAGGAGCTTGGACAGGGAGACAAGTTTGTGA
- the LOC122976228 gene encoding sodium-driven chloride bicarbonate exchanger-like isoform X5: protein MLNTNFEKEELEGHRTLYIGVHVPLGRRSHRRHRHHGHRHRKRSKERDSSADDGRESPSHTDTPAQRVQFLLGTEDGDEEHIPHALFTELDEICLREGEDAEWKETARWLKFEEDVEDGGERWSKPYVATLSLHSLFELRSCIMNGTVMLDMRANSLEEIADMVLDQHEVSGPVGQDARKRIREALLKQHHHQNHKKLANRIPIVRSFADIGKKQSEPHSMDKNGQTVSPQSQPANNEGKQDVSRENSAVDFSKIDLHFMKKIPPGAEASNVLVGELEFLDRPVVAFIRLSPAVLLNGLAEVPITTRFLFILLGPLGKGPQYHEIGRSIATLMTDEIFHDVAYKAKDRNDLVAGIDEFLDQVTVLPPGEWDPSIRIEPPKNVPSQEKRKIPPVPNGVTDLGESEEHGGHGGPELQRTGRFFGGFILDIKRKAPHYLSDYTDAISLQCLASFLFLYCACMSPVITFGGLLGEATEGRVSAIESLFGASMTGIAYSLFAGQPLTILGSTGPVLVFEKILFKFCKDYGLSYLSLRACIGLWTAFFCLLLVATDASSLVCYITRFTEEAFAALICIIFIYEALEKLFHLGVHYPINKNNNLQKLTQYSCACVEPRDPSNETLQFWEERNITASQVNWTMLEVKECEMLHGEFEGSACGPHGPYIPDVLFWCVVLFFSTVFMSAFLKEFKTSRYFPTKVRAIISDFAVFITILTMVLVDYVLGIPSPKLQVPNKFKPTRDDRGWVINPVGPNPWWTTIITFIPALLCTILIFMDQQITAVIINRKEHKLKKGCGYHLDLFVVGVMLGVCSVMGLPWFVAATVLSISHVNSLKLESECSAPGEQPKFLGIREQRFTGLMIFTLMGCSVFMTSVLKFIPMPVLYGVFLYMGASSLRGIQFFDRLRLFGMPAKHQPDFIYLRHVPLRKVHLFTIVQLSCLILLWTIKTSKAAIVFPMMVLALVFIRKLLDFMFSKRELSWLDDLMPEWKKKKLEDAAEEEEHSIIAEEEGIVQVPLEGHYKSDPATVNITDEMSKGSFGNVWKSVSPAESTKKEPSTKSCSSGGEKRHKRRRHERSLDRETSL from the exons ATGCTTAACACCAACTTTGAGAAAGAAGAACTAGAAG GTCACCGCACTCTCTACATCGGGGTTCATGTTCCCCTGGGAAGGAGGTCACACCGACGTCACCGTCACCACGGACACAGACACAGGAAGAGGTCCAAGGAGAGGGACTCTTCGGCTGACGATGGAAGAGAATCCCCCTCACACA CAGACACACCAGCTCAGAGGGTGCAGTTTCTGTTGGGGACAGAGGATGGCGACGAGGAACACATCCCCCACGCCCTGTTCACTGAGCTGGACGAAATCTGCCTCAGGGAGGGTGAGGACGCAGAGTGGAAAGAGACAGCCAG GTGGCTTAAGTTTGAGGAGGATGTTGAGGATGGTGGTGAGCGGTGGAGTAAACCCTACGTAGCCACTCTTTCTCTACACAGTCTTTTCGAGCTTCGCAGCTGCATCATGAATGGCACCGTGATGCTTGACATGAGGGCCAACTCGCTGGAGGAGATCGCAG ACATGGTTCTGGATCAGCACGAGGTGTCGGGCCCTGTAGGTCAGGATGCCAGGAAAAGGATCCGTGAGGCCCTGCTCAAACAGCACCACCACCAAAACCATAAGAAACTGGCCAACCGCATCCCTATTGTACGCTCCTTTGCGGATATTGGCAAGAAGCAGTCTGAACCTCATTCCATGGACAAGAATG GCCAAACAGTCTCACCTCAGTCCCAGCCAGCTAACAATGAGGGCAAACAGGACGTCAGCCGAGAAAACAGTGCTGTCGACTTCAGCAAG ATTGACCTTCACTTCATGAAGAAGATCCCTCCTGGTGCTGAGGCATCCAACGTCCTGGTGGGGGAGCTGGAATTCCTAGACCGCCCTGTGGTGGCCTTCATCCGCCTGTCACCTGCTGTGCTGCTCAACGGCCTGGCTGAGGTTCCCATCACCACCAG GTTTCTTTTCATCCTGCTTGGCCCTCTTGGAAAAGGTCCACAGTATCATGAAATTGGCCGGTCTATTGCCACCCTGATGACTGATGAG ATTTTTCATGATGTTGCTTACAAGGCCAAAGACAGAAATGACCTGGTGGCAGGCATTGATGAGTTTCTGGACCAGGTGACAGTGTTGCCCCCTGGAGAGTGGGACCCCTCCATCAGAATAGAACCTCCCAAAAACGTGCCCTCTCAG GAAAAGCGGAAGATTCCCCCTGTTCCCAACGGAGTGACGGATCTTGGAGAGTCAGAGGAACACGGAGGGCATGGTGGCCCTGAGCTCCAGCGCACTGGAAG GTTTTTTGGCGGTTTCATCTTGGACATCAAGCGAAAGGCTCCTCACTACCTTTCTGACTACACAGATGCCATCAGTCTACAGTGTCTGGcctccttccttttcctctacTGCGCCTGCATGTCACCTGTCATCACCTTTGGAGGACTCCTGGGGGAGGCCACAGAGGGACGTGTG AGTGCTATTGAGTCCCTGTTTGGGGCTTCCATGACTGGAATAGCCTACTCTCTTTTTGCTGGTCAGCCTCTGACCATCCTTGGCAGCACAGGGCCTGTTCTTGTCTTTGAGAAGATCCTCTTCAAGTTCTGCAA ggACTACGGCCTCTCCTACCTCTCCCTGAGGGCCTGTATTGGCCTGTGGACAGCCTTCTTCTGTCTACTGCTGGTGGCCACGGATGCCAGCTCGCTTGTCTGTTACATCACACGCTTCACTGAAGAAGCCTTCGCAGCCCTTATTTGCATCATCTTCATCTATGAGGCACTGGAGAAGCTGTTCCACCTGGGGGTGCACTACCccatcaataaaaacaacaaccttcAGAAACTCACACAGTATTC TTGTGCATGTGTGGAGCCCAGGGACCCCAGCAATGAGACCCTGCAGTTCTGGGAGGAGAGAAACATCACAGCATCCCAGGTCAACTGGACCATGCTAGAGGTCAAG GAGTGCGAGATGTTGCACGGGGAGTTTGAGGGCAGCGCCTGCGGTCCCCACGGCCCCTACATCCCCGACGTCCTCTTCTGGTGCGTGGTCCTCTTCTTCTCCACCGTCTTCATGTCCGCCTTCCTCAAGGAGTTCAAGACTAGCCGTTACTTCCCCACCAAG GTGCGAGCCATCATCAGTGACTTTGCTGTCTTCATCACCATCCTCACTATGGTTCTTGTAGATTACGTCCTGGGGATCCCTTCACCTAAACTACAGGTCCCCAACAAGTTCAAA CCAACCAGGGATGATCGTGGCTGGGTTATAAACCCTGTGGGGCCCAACCCCTGGTGGACCACTATCATCACCTTCATCCCTGCTCTGCTGTGCACCATCCTCATCTTCATGGACCAGCAGATCACAGCCGTCATTATTAACAGGAAGGAGCACAAACTGAAG AAAGGCTGTGGCTACCACCTGGACCTGTTTGTGGTTGGGGTGATGCTGGGCGTGTGCTCGGTGATGGGCCTGCCGTGGTTCGTGGCAGCCACCGTGCTCTCCATCTCCCACGTAAACAGCCTGAAGCTGGAGTCGGAGTGCTCAGCCCCCGGAGAGCAGCCCAAGTTCCTGGGCATCCGAGAGCAGCGCTTCACCGGCCTCATGATCTTCACCTTGATGGGCTGCTCCGTCTTCATGACCTCTGTGCTAAAG TTTATCCCCATGCCTGTGCTGTACGGAGTGTTTCTATACATGGGGGCTTCCTCACTCAGAGGCATTCAG TTCTTTGACCGTCTGAGGCTCTTCGGCATGCCGGCCAAACATCAGCCAGACTTCATCTACCTTCGACACGTCCCGCTGAGGAAAGTGCACCTCTTCACTATCGTCCAGCTCAGCTGCTTGATCCTACTGTGGACCATTAAGACCTCCAAGGCTGCCATTGTCTTCCCTATGATG GTCTTGGCCCTGGTGTTCATTCGTAAGCTGCTGGACTTCATGTTCAGTAAGAGAGAGCTGAGCTGGCTGGATGACCTGATGCCAgagtggaagaagaagaagctggaaGATGCGGCAGAAGAG GAGGAACACAGTAttattgcagaagaagaaggcaTTGTACAAGTGCCACTGGAGGGACACTACAA GAGTGACCCAGCCACAGTCAACATCACTGATGAGATGTCCAAAGGATCTTTCGGGAATGTGTGGAAGAGTGTCAGCCCTGCTGAAAGCACTAAGAAGGAACCAAGCACTAAAAG TTGTTCCAGTGGCGGTGAAAAGCGTCACAAGCGGCGGAGGCATGAGAGGAGCTTGGACAGGGAGACAAGTTTGTGA